The following proteins come from a genomic window of Malus sylvestris chromosome 4, drMalSylv7.2, whole genome shotgun sequence:
- the LOC126619297 gene encoding uncharacterized protein LOC126619297, whose protein sequence is MSGPSDRRFDLNLVEEAAPPSPDNIWRPSFVSPTGPLTVGDSVMKNDMTAAVVARNLLTPKDNRLLSKRSDELAVKDSLALSVQCAGSVSNMAQRLFARTRQVESLATEVMSLKQEIRGLKHENKQLHRLAHDYATNMKRKLDQMKETDGQVLLDHQRFVGLFQRHLLPSSSGAVPRNEAPNDQPLMPHPFRVLSSTEAPNDPPPVPSLSGALPTAETSPKQPL, encoded by the coding sequence atgtctggcccctccgaccgtcgttttgacttgaaccttgttgaagaggcagccccgccttctccagacaacatatggcgcccatccttcgtctcccctactggtcctcttaccgttggggattccgtgatgaagaatgatatgaccgctgcggtggtggccaggaaccttctcactcccaaagataacagactactttccaaacggtctgatgagttagctgttaaggattcgctggctctcagtgttcagtgtgcaggttctgtgtctaatatggcccaacgcctatttgctcgaacccgccaagttgaatcattggcgactgaagtgatgagtctcaaacaggagattagagggctcaagcatgagaataaacagttgcaccggctcgcacatgactatgctacaaacatgaagaggaagcttgaccagatgaaggaaactgatggtcaggttttacttgatcatcagagatttgtgggtttgttccaaaggcatttattgccttcgtcttctggggctgtaccgcgtaatgaagctccaaatgatcaacctctgatgcctcatccttttagggttctgtccagtactgaggctccaaatgatccccctccggtgccttctctttctggggctctaccgactgctgagacttctcctaagcaacctttgtga
- the LOC126619295 gene encoding uncharacterized protein LOC126619295, with protein sequence MGIPISRSNLSLLFFHLFILQFSPRISAIRKDVGFQTKRFCKNTVQGRYLLSDDNGRVCDALTVNHQSRCCPEKGETFSCYGCNVVSECCNSYEYCVSCCLNPSRITEEQVIKVKMAKPATAGTYSGAFDFCAGRCRHNSESVVHENAYLSDFHHCFSLPSNSSAANYTFLEARLNGIDVLVGRQGQSCDTVCKSKGQSCVPNKLLVLNQCDIMQKYMRCKGTCLASIGPDQPAEVVDDAPEDLNPGACLFTQTQSMLSCYGSHQHTRRLCPCA encoded by the exons ATGGGAATACCCATATCCAGATCAAACTTATCCTTGCTATTCTTTCACCTGTTCATCCTTCAATTCTCCCCCAGAATCTCAGCCATCAG gaaGGATGTTGGCTTTCAAACGAAGCGCTTTTGCAAAAATACTGTCCAAGGAAGATACTTACTTTCTGATGATAATG GCCGTGTCTGTGATGCACTGACAGTAAATCACCAGTCCCGCTGCTGCCCTGAAAAAGGAGAAACATTCTCTTGTTA TGGTTGCAACGTTGTTTCGGAGTGTTGTAATTCTTATGAATATTGTGTTTCATGCTGTCTAAATCCTTCAAGG ATAACAGAGGAACAAGTAATAAAGGTGAAGATGGCAAAACCAGCTACAGCAG GGACATATTCTGGTGCTTTCGACTTCTGTGCTGGGAGGTGCCGTCATAATTCTGAGAGTGTG GTCCATGAAAATGCGTACCTTAGTGATTTCCATCACTGTTTTTCTCTGCCATCAAACTCTTCAG CTGCAAATTATACATTTTTAGAAGCCAGACTGAACGGCATTGATGTTCTTGTTGGAAG GCAAGGGCAATCATGCGATACAGTTTGCAAGTCAAAGGGACAATCGTGTGTTCCAAATAAGCTTTTGGTACTTAACCAGTGTGACAT TATGCAGAAATATATGAGATGCAAGGGAACTTGCCTGGCAAGTATCGGTCCAGATCAACCTGCTGAAGTGGTTGATGATGCTCCTGAAGATTTG AATCCTGGAGCATGCTTGTTTACCCAAACACAATCAATGCTTTCTTGTTATGGTTCACATCAGCATACGAGGAGGCTTTGCCCTTGTGCGTAG
- the LOC126619291 gene encoding protein STRICTOSIDINE SYNTHASE-LIKE 13 codes for MEKKKLLLLRDEALLQHPVLLLLVLVLGFVMMDPLQMGPLGNHEFKPVKHSIAPYKQVMERWPRDNESRLGLGKLEFEDQVFGPESLEFDALGRGPYTGLADGRVVRWMGKDLGWETFALVTTNWSEKVCAKGIDSTTHKQWKHEKKCGRPLGLRFDKESGDLYIADAYYGLLVVGPEGGIATTLSTHVEGKPILFANDLDIHKNGSIFFTDTSKRYNRVDHFVILLEGESTGRLLRYDPPTKTTHIVLDGLAFPNGIQLSQDQTFLLFTETTNCRLMKYWLEGPKTGTVEIVANLPGFPDNIRINEKGQFWVAIDCCRTQAQEVLSHNPWIRSVYFRLPIRMTYLARIMGMKMYTMISLFDEKGEILEVLEDRKGVVMKLVSEVREAKGKLWIGTVAHNHIATLTYP; via the exons atggagaagaagaaactgcTTTTGCTCAGAGATGAAGCATTACTGCAGCACCCagttctccttcttcttgttcTGGTTTTAGGGTTTGTCATGATGGACCCACTGCAAATGGGTCCACTTGGGAACCACGAGTTTAAGCCTGTGAAGCACAGCATTGCGCCGTACAAGCAAGTCATGGAGAGGTGGCCGAGGGATAATGAGAGCAGGTTAGGGCTTGGGAAGCTGGAGTTTGAAGATCAAGTTTTTGGTCCCGAGTCGTTGGAGTTTGATGCTTTGGGTCGAGGTCCGTACACAGGGTTAGCCGATGGACGCGTTGTTAGATGGATGGGCAAGGATTTGGGATGGGAAACGTTTGCACTTGTAACAACAAATTG GTCAGAGAAGGTTTGTGCTAAAGGCATAGACTCAACCACGCATAAGCAATGGAAGCACGAGAAAAAGTGTGGTCGTCCCCTTGGCCTAAGGTTTGACAAAGAGAGTGGAGATTTGTACATTGCTGATGCATATTATGGCCTTCTAGTTGTTGGCCCTGAAGGAGGAATtgccactactttgtcaactcATGTGGAAGGGAAGCCTATACTTTTTGCAAATGACCTTGACATCCACAAGAATGGCTCTATTTTCTTCACAGACACAAGCAAGAGATACAACCGAGT GGATCATTTCGTTATTCTATTGGAAGGGGAATCCACTGGTAGGCTTCTGAGATATGACCCTCCTACTAAAACAACTCACATTGTCTTGGATGGTTTGGCTTTTCCAAATGGAATTCAACTTTCACAGGACCAAACATTTCTTCTCTTTACTGAGACCACCAACTGCAG GTTAATGAAATATTGGCTAGAGGGTCCAAAAACTGGGACAGTGGAAATTGTTGCCAACCTTCCAGGTTTTCCAGACAATATAAGAATAAATGAGAAAGGCCAGTTCTGGGTAGCAATAGACTGTTGCAGGACTCAAGCACAAGAGGTTCTCTCTCATAATCCATGGATACGTAGCGTCTACTTTCGCTTGCCCATCCGAATGACCTACTTGGCACGGATTATGGGGATGAAGATGTACACAATGATCTCACTGTTCGACGAGAAGGGAGAAATTTTGGAAGTTCTTGAGGACAGAAAGGGTGTGGTCATGAAACTTGTGAGTGAAGTTAGGGAAGCAAAAGGCAAACTGTGGATTGGAACTGTGGCTCATAATCACATTGCCACCCTCACTTACCCTTAA
- the LOC126619300 gene encoding uncharacterized protein LOC126619300 translates to MSGNHHVLRLVLSCRKITAQVTSPSSSSIIAMASSSEQEFVARYRSNLNRFPRSQTFWDAKVASRVGEKLALRLRDVGVTGVEIDLREELARPVHHRIRVLPLFDSVKRAGVVVDGVDELGLGGP, encoded by the coding sequence ATGTCCGGAAACCACCATGTCCTCCGCCTGGTGCTCTCATGCCGCAAAATCACAGCACAGGTGACGAGCCCCAGCAGCTCCTCAATCATAGCCATGGCCTCCTCCTCCGAGCAAGAGTTCGTCGCCCGCTACCGATCCAATCTCAACCGCTTCCCTCGCTCCCAAACCTTCTGGGACGCCAAGGTCGCCTCTCGCGTCGGCGAGAAGCTCGCCCTCCGTCTCCGGGATGTCGGCGTCACCGGCGTGGAGATCGACCTCCGCGAAGAGCTGGCCAGGCCTGTCCACCACCGCATCAGGGTGCTGCCGCTCTTCGATTCCGTTAAACGAGCCGGCGTTGTAGTCGATGGCGTTGACGAGCTTGGCCTTGGTGGGCCCTAG